The following are from one region of the Takifugu rubripes chromosome 12, fTakRub1.2, whole genome shotgun sequence genome:
- the txnl4a gene encoding thioredoxin-like protein 4A translates to MSYMLPHLHNGWQVDQAILSEEDRVIVIRFGHDWDPTCMKMDEVLYSIAEKVKNFAVIYLVDITEVPDFNKMYELYDPCTVMFFFRNKHIMIDLGTGNNNKINWTMEDKQEMIDIVETVYRGARKGRGLVVSPKDYSTKYRY, encoded by the exons ATGTCGTACATGCTACCGCATCTCCACAATGGCTGGCAGGTCGACCAGGCCATTCTGTCTGAGGAGGACCGAGTCATTGTGATCCGCTTTGGCCACGACTGGGATCCGACATGCATGAAAATGGATGAAGTCCTGTACAGCATTGCTGAGAAG GTAAAAAATTTCGCTGTCATTTACCTGGTGGACATCACAGAAGTGCCAGACTTCAACAAGATGTATGAGCTGTACGACCCCTGCACCGTCATGTTCTTTTTCAG GAACAAACATATCATGATTGATTTGGGCACCGGTAACAACAATAAGATCAACTGGACGAtggaggacaagcaggagatGATAGACATTGTTGAAACGGTGTACAGAGGGGCGAGAAAAGGACGAGGTCTGGTGGTGTCGCCAAAGGATTATTCTACAAAATACAGATATTGA
- the LOC101076962 gene encoding E3 ubiquitin-protein ligase ZNRF2-like: MGGKQSSPVFDGRTRAYSSSDLPSGSDGERIAGFRYTNGPDGPRIRYTGAGPTSSGRSIPASGRSGSRVLNQSLDGTDGDEEEQLPPEGHRLLIGSLPAHLSPHLLGGFHCPLCSKFMASDEIEKHLLKCFSKMRLTYNKDILSRDSGECSICLEELEQGDTIARLPCLCIYHKGCIDEWFMVNRSCPEHPAD; the protein is encoded by the exons ATGGGAGGCAAGCAGAGCAGCCCAGTGTTCGACGGCAGAACTCGGGCTTATTCCAGCTCCGATCTCCCATCTGGAAGCGATGGGGAAAGGATCGCGGGGTTCAGGTACACCAACGGCCCGGATGGTCCCAGGATCCGGTACACAGGGGCTGGACCAACCAGCTCCGGTCGCAGTATACCGGCCAGCGGGAGGTCGGGGTCACGGGTGCTCAACCAGAGCCTGGATGGCACGGACGGCgacgaggaggagcagctgccccCTGAGGGCCACAGGCTGCTGATAGGATCccttcctgctcacctgtcccCTCACCTGCTTGGAG GTTTCCACTGTCCCCTCTGCTCCAAGTTCATGGCGTCGGATGAGATCGAGAAGCACCTGCTCAAGTGTTTCAGCAAGATGCGCCTCACATACAACA AGGACATCCTGTCCAGAGACTCTGGGGAATGTTCCATCTGTttagaggagctggagcagggtgACACCATCGCAAGGCTGCCCTGCCTCTGCATCTACCACAAAGG gtGCATAGACGAGTGGTTTATGGTTAATCGCTCCTGTCCAGAACACCCAGCAGACTAG